From Microbacterium sp. YJN-G, a single genomic window includes:
- a CDS encoding aminotransferase class I/II-fold pyridoxal phosphate-dependent enzyme, giving the protein MNVQITGTTAAEIADSVRALRERGMLRPGDTLPPVRELAGVLGVNRNTAVAAYRQLAQAGLVVSRGRGGTLIAGGEHVAQEGVAADTVLHDIGSGNPDPRLIPDPTPALSRIVGRPVLYGEPVIDPGLEAWAREWILADLPRDDLRITVTSGAVDAVERLLAQALTRDDAVALEDPCFLASIHTVRLGGYRAVPVPVDDEGMTVEGLQAALDAGVRAIISTPRAQNPTGVSLSPARAEALREVLRPHPYVLIIEDDHFSMLSAHRYASLIGPEHRRYALLRSVSKFLGPDMCLALAATDPTTAERLAMRLNPGTTWVSHLLQRLAHAQLADPGIRSRIEEAAAHYAARNAAFTRALTERGIVTHSSDGLSLWVRLDVPARVAAERMMRRGWLVRTGDEFRIDETSPASEHLRLTVHDLSDADTQRLLDDIEAATR; this is encoded by the coding sequence ATGAACGTCCAGATCACCGGGACCACCGCGGCCGAGATCGCGGACAGCGTGCGCGCGCTGCGGGAACGCGGGATGCTGCGCCCCGGCGACACCCTCCCGCCCGTACGGGAGCTGGCCGGCGTGCTCGGCGTCAACCGCAACACCGCCGTCGCCGCGTACCGGCAGCTCGCGCAGGCGGGACTCGTCGTCTCCCGCGGGCGCGGCGGCACCCTGATCGCCGGTGGCGAGCACGTCGCCCAGGAGGGGGTCGCCGCCGACACCGTGCTGCACGACATCGGATCGGGCAACCCCGATCCGCGGCTCATCCCCGACCCCACCCCGGCACTCAGCAGGATCGTCGGGCGCCCCGTGCTGTACGGAGAGCCGGTCATCGACCCGGGCCTGGAGGCGTGGGCACGCGAGTGGATCCTCGCCGACCTGCCACGTGACGATCTGCGCATCACCGTCACCAGCGGCGCGGTCGACGCGGTCGAGCGGCTGCTGGCGCAGGCGCTCACCCGCGACGACGCCGTCGCGCTGGAAGACCCGTGCTTCCTGGCCAGCATCCACACCGTCCGTCTCGGCGGCTACCGGGCGGTGCCGGTGCCCGTCGACGACGAGGGCATGACGGTCGAAGGTCTGCAGGCGGCTCTGGATGCCGGTGTCCGGGCCATCATCAGCACCCCGCGCGCCCAGAATCCGACCGGCGTGAGCCTCTCCCCCGCCCGCGCCGAGGCACTGCGCGAGGTGCTGCGCCCGCACCCGTACGTGCTCATCATCGAGGACGATCACTTCTCGATGCTCTCCGCGCATCGCTACGCGTCGCTGATCGGTCCCGAGCACCGCCGCTACGCGCTGCTGCGATCGGTGTCGAAGTTCCTCGGGCCCGACATGTGCCTCGCGCTCGCCGCGACCGACCCGACCACGGCCGAACGTCTGGCGATGCGGCTGAACCCGGGGACGACGTGGGTGAGTCACCTGCTGCAGCGCCTCGCTCATGCGCAGCTCGCCGACCCCGGCATCCGCTCCCGCATCGAAGAGGCGGCTGCACACTACGCCGCGCGCAACGCCGCCTTCACCCGAGCGCTCACCGAGCGCGGCATCGTCACGCACTCCTCCGACGGACTGAGCCTGTGGGTGCGGCTCGATGTTCCCGCCCGGGTCGCCGCCGAGCGCATGATGCGCCGCGGCTGGCTGGTGCGCACGGGCGACGAGTTCCGCATCGACGAGACCTCGCCGGCGTCCGAGCACCTGCGCCTGACGGTGCACGACCTGAGCGACGCCGACACGCAGCGGCTGCTCGATGACATCGAGGCGGCCACGCGCTGA
- the pdxY gene encoding pyridoxal kinase PdxY, with amino-acid sequence MKILSIQSAVAHGHVGNSAAVFPLQRIGVEVLPVYTVNFSNHTGYGAWRGPMIDPSDVREVVTGIEERGVFPQIDAVLSGYQGGEGIADVIIDAVARVKAANPDAVYACDPVMGNAKSGCFVAPAIPVLLRDKVVPVADIITPNQFELGFLTGTEPSDLQSTLASVDAARAMGPSTVLVTSVERPDCEEGTIEMLAVDDKGAWLVATPQLPMKANGSGDVTAALFTAHYVSTGDAKAALERTVSSVFDLLQRTLDSGDRELQLIESQEFYAHPRLQFTARQVR; translated from the coding sequence ATGAAGATCCTCTCGATCCAGTCGGCCGTCGCGCACGGCCACGTCGGCAACTCGGCCGCCGTCTTCCCGCTGCAGCGCATCGGCGTCGAGGTGCTGCCGGTCTACACGGTGAACTTCTCGAACCACACCGGCTACGGCGCCTGGCGCGGTCCGATGATCGATCCGAGCGACGTGCGAGAGGTCGTCACCGGCATCGAGGAGCGCGGCGTCTTCCCGCAGATCGACGCGGTGCTCAGCGGCTACCAGGGCGGCGAGGGCATCGCCGACGTCATCATCGACGCCGTCGCGCGGGTGAAGGCCGCCAACCCGGATGCCGTGTACGCGTGCGACCCGGTGATGGGCAACGCCAAGTCCGGATGCTTCGTGGCTCCCGCCATCCCGGTGCTGCTGCGCGACAAGGTCGTGCCCGTGGCCGACATCATCACGCCCAACCAGTTCGAACTCGGCTTCCTCACCGGCACCGAGCCGTCAGATCTCCAGTCCACGCTCGCCTCGGTCGACGCCGCACGCGCGATGGGCCCGTCGACCGTGCTGGTGACCTCCGTCGAGCGTCCCGACTGCGAGGAGGGCACGATCGAGATGCTCGCGGTCGACGACAAGGGCGCCTGGCTCGTGGCGACCCCGCAACTGCCGATGAAGGCGAACGGATCGGGCGATGTGACCGCGGCGCTGTTCACCGCGCACTACGTCTCCACCGGCGATGCGAAGGCGGCGCTCGAGCGCACCGTGTCGAGCGTGTTCGATCTGCTGCAGCGCACCCTGGACTCGGGAGACCGCGAGCTGCAGCTCATCGAGTCGCAGGAGTTCTACGCGCACCCGCGTCTGCAGTTCACGGCACGCCAGGTGCGCTGA
- a CDS encoding HIT family protein, with the protein MDEHERPVEDGGHLAGVPDEFQRLWTPHRMAYIQAGPEVLREQCPFCEAPKHPDPERLIVARGETAFVLLNLFPYNSGHLLVCPYRHIATYDQATDEEVAEIGALTQTGMRVLREVSRCDGFNLGMNQGAIAGAGVDSHLHQHIVPRWTSDANFFPIIAKTKALPQLLGEVRQAVAHAWPVDN; encoded by the coding sequence ATGGATGAGCACGAGAGGCCCGTCGAGGACGGCGGGCACCTGGCCGGCGTGCCGGACGAGTTCCAGCGGCTGTGGACCCCGCACCGGATGGCGTACATCCAGGCGGGCCCCGAGGTGCTGCGCGAGCAGTGCCCGTTCTGCGAGGCGCCGAAGCATCCAGACCCGGAGCGGCTGATCGTCGCACGTGGCGAAACGGCTTTCGTGCTGCTGAACCTGTTCCCGTACAACTCCGGACATCTCCTGGTGTGCCCGTACCGCCACATCGCGACCTACGACCAGGCGACGGACGAGGAGGTCGCCGAGATCGGCGCCCTCACCCAGACCGGGATGCGGGTGCTGCGCGAGGTCTCGCGGTGCGACGGGTTCAACCTCGGCATGAACCAGGGAGCGATCGCCGGCGCCGGTGTGGACTCGCACCTGCACCAGCACATCGTGCCTCGTTGGACGTCGGACGCGAACTTCTTCCCGATCATCGCGAAGACCAAGGCGCTGCCGCAGCTGCTCGGCGAGGTGCGGCAGGCTGTCGCGCACGCGTGGCCTGTGGACAACTGA
- the thrS gene encoding threonine--tRNA ligase, with product MRVNGVLKDLAATITETDVVEPVSLDSPAGLDILRHSTAHVLAQAVQRIRPSANLGIGPFITDGFYYDFGVDEPFTPEDLKAISKEMQRIVRDGQRFTRRVVTEDEARAELANEPFKLELIDLAGGPGSGADAAEGASVEVGAGELTIYDNVTKDGEVAWKDLCRGPHVPSTRMLGNGWDLTRVAAAYWRGSEKNPQLQRIYGTAWPSKDELRAYQERLAEAERRDHRRLGVEMDLFSFPDEIGSGLAVFHPKGGIIRYEIEENLRRHLLRNGYDVVNSPHITKKDLFQTSGHLQTYADGMFPPMHLDEVVDDEGNVTRQGQDYYLKPMNCPFHNLIYRARGRSYRELPLRLAEFGTVYRYEKSGTLSGLTRVRGLTQDDAHIYVTQDQVREELATNLNLVLELLRDYGLNDFYLELSTNEEGNPKFLGEPEQWSTAIETLREVALESGLELVADPGGAAFYGPKISVQARDAIGRTWQMSTIQLDFNQPERFELEYTGSDGAKHRPVMIHRALLGSVERFFAILLEHYAGDFPLWLAPVQVVGVPVADQYADYLDDVIGQLRAAGVRADVDHSDDRMQKKIRNHTTGKVPLILIAGEQDRAAGTVSFRFRDGSQENGVPITAAVDRIRAAIAAHARVMTSEDLA from the coding sequence ATGCGCGTCAACGGCGTGCTCAAGGACCTCGCGGCCACCATCACCGAGACCGACGTGGTCGAACCGGTCAGCCTCGACAGCCCTGCCGGCCTCGACATCCTGCGCCACTCCACGGCGCACGTGCTCGCGCAGGCGGTGCAGCGTATCCGCCCGAGTGCGAACCTCGGCATCGGCCCGTTCATCACCGACGGCTTCTACTACGACTTCGGCGTCGACGAGCCGTTCACCCCCGAGGACCTCAAGGCCATCTCGAAGGAGATGCAGCGCATCGTCCGCGACGGCCAGCGCTTCACCCGCCGCGTCGTCACCGAGGACGAGGCCCGTGCCGAGCTCGCGAACGAGCCGTTCAAGCTCGAGCTGATCGACCTCGCGGGGGGACCCGGTTCCGGTGCGGATGCGGCCGAAGGGGCATCCGTCGAGGTCGGAGCCGGCGAGCTGACCATCTACGACAACGTCACCAAGGACGGCGAGGTCGCCTGGAAGGACCTCTGCCGCGGCCCGCACGTGCCCAGCACCCGCATGCTCGGCAACGGCTGGGACCTCACCCGCGTCGCCGCCGCCTACTGGCGCGGCAGCGAGAAGAACCCGCAGCTGCAGCGCATCTACGGCACCGCGTGGCCCAGCAAGGACGAACTGCGCGCCTACCAGGAGCGCCTCGCCGAGGCCGAGCGGCGCGACCACCGCAGGCTGGGCGTCGAGATGGACCTCTTCTCGTTCCCCGACGAGATCGGCTCGGGACTGGCGGTGTTCCACCCCAAGGGCGGCATCATCCGCTACGAGATCGAGGAGAACCTGCGCCGTCATCTGCTGCGCAACGGCTACGACGTGGTGAACAGCCCGCACATCACCAAGAAGGACCTGTTCCAGACCTCGGGCCACCTGCAGACCTACGCCGACGGCATGTTCCCCCCGATGCACCTCGATGAGGTCGTCGACGACGAGGGCAACGTCACCCGCCAGGGCCAGGACTACTACCTCAAGCCCATGAACTGCCCGTTCCACAACCTCATCTACCGCGCCCGCGGACGCAGCTACCGCGAACTGCCGCTGCGTCTGGCCGAGTTCGGCACGGTGTACCGCTACGAGAAGAGCGGCACCCTCTCGGGCCTCACCCGCGTGCGCGGCCTGACCCAGGACGACGCCCACATCTACGTCACGCAGGACCAGGTGCGCGAGGAGCTCGCCACCAACCTCAATCTCGTGCTCGAGCTGCTGCGCGACTACGGGCTGAACGACTTCTACCTCGAGCTGTCGACCAACGAGGAGGGCAACCCGAAGTTCCTCGGCGAGCCCGAGCAGTGGTCGACCGCGATCGAGACCCTGCGCGAGGTCGCCCTCGAATCGGGCCTCGAGCTCGTCGCCGACCCGGGCGGCGCCGCCTTCTACGGCCCGAAGATCTCGGTGCAGGCACGGGATGCCATCGGCCGCACCTGGCAGATGTCGACCATCCAGCTCGACTTCAACCAGCCCGAGCGCTTCGAGCTGGAGTACACCGGCTCCGACGGCGCCAAGCACCGGCCGGTCATGATCCACCGCGCCCTGCTGGGCTCGGTGGAGCGCTTCTTCGCCATCCTGCTCGAGCACTACGCGGGCGACTTCCCGCTGTGGCTGGCCCCTGTGCAGGTCGTCGGGGTTCCGGTGGCAGACCAGTACGCCGATTATCTCGACGACGTGATCGGCCAGCTGCGCGCCGCCGGCGTCCGCGCCGACGTCGACCACTCCGACGACCGGATGCAGAAGAAGATCCGCAACCACACCACCGGCAAGGTGCCGCTGATCCTCATCGCGGGGGAGCAGGATCGCGCCGCAGGCACGGTCTCGTTCCGCTTCCGCGACGGTTCGCAGGAGAACGGCGTGCCGATCACCGCCGCGGTCGACCGCATCCGCGCCGCCATCGCCGCCCATGCGCGGGTGATGACCTCCGAGGATCTGGCGTGA
- a CDS encoding CorA family divalent cation transporter codes for MTDEPFSWEEYIAPDEQEIAERLRALRVHPAAREDAQEGRQPPKIEALGGHLLFSIWDLDPKSVSGRPDEIVVLIGAHRILTIQRSEDGRVRSLRPIIRGATANEELPTDTPLRAAYRILEAVVHDYVHAVRAIEDELDGVEAEVFDDSVLEDHERIYRLRRRIGRVDRAVSALAKAIDTAPREALDLLDEDDALQPYLQHMHNDLDALADLLASQRLALDAVVSSHESNVSSRQNQDMRTIAAVAALLAIPTVVGGIYGMNFKDMPLLHTPGGWAVILGITAVLDVIAVFEFRRRGWLGEAPRRDR; via the coding sequence GTGACCGACGAACCCTTCTCGTGGGAGGAGTACATCGCTCCCGACGAGCAGGAGATCGCTGAACGTCTTCGCGCGCTGCGGGTCCACCCCGCAGCGCGCGAAGACGCGCAGGAGGGCCGTCAGCCGCCGAAGATCGAAGCCCTCGGCGGGCATCTGCTCTTCAGCATCTGGGACCTCGATCCCAAGAGCGTCTCGGGCCGCCCCGACGAGATCGTGGTGCTCATCGGCGCCCATCGGATCCTGACGATTCAGCGCAGCGAAGACGGGCGCGTGCGGTCGCTGCGCCCGATCATCCGCGGTGCCACCGCCAATGAGGAGCTCCCCACCGATACGCCGCTACGTGCCGCCTACCGCATCCTCGAGGCGGTGGTGCACGATTACGTCCACGCCGTCCGCGCCATCGAGGACGAACTCGACGGCGTCGAGGCCGAGGTCTTCGACGACTCCGTGCTCGAGGATCATGAGCGCATCTACCGGCTGCGCCGGAGGATCGGCCGTGTCGACCGGGCCGTCTCGGCACTCGCCAAGGCCATCGACACCGCGCCGCGCGAGGCACTCGACCTGCTCGACGAGGATGACGCCCTGCAGCCGTACCTGCAGCACATGCACAACGACCTGGACGCCCTCGCCGATCTGCTCGCGAGCCAGCGTCTCGCCCTGGATGCCGTGGTCTCCAGCCACGAGAGCAACGTGTCCTCGCGGCAGAACCAGGACATGCGCACGATCGCGGCCGTGGCGGCGCTGCTGGCGATCCCGACCGTGGTCGGCGGGATCTACGGCATGAACTTCAAGGACATGCCGCTGCTGCACACCCCCGGCGGCTGGGCCGTCATCCTCGGGATCACCGCCGTGCTGGATGTGATCGCCGTCTTCGAGTTCCGTCGGCGGGGCTGGCTGGGCGAGGCGCCGCGCCGGGATCGGTGA